The nucleotide window CGACACGGTATCGCCGGATTCCAGCACGCGCCTCTCGCCCTTCTGTCCCGCCAGCCAGCGCAGGGCCAGCTTGTCCTTCTGCTGGTCGAACAGTTCACGGGCGGTGATGCTGGTGTTCATCATGCGGAAGCGGCCGGCGGGAAGGGAGATGCCGGCCCGGAAGGCGGCACAGGCCAGTGTAATGGCCCGTTCGCGGCCGCGCGAGGCATGCATCCCGGCCGTGGGGCCGCCCCGCGGTGCGGAGCGGCCTGGCGGGTACGCCCGGCGGTATCAGCCGATGAGTTCTCCGCGCGCGCCTGTGCGCTGCACGTCGGTGCGCTTTTCCTTGTGCTTGACCAGCAGGCGGTCGAGCTTGTCGGCCAGGACGTCGATGGCGGCATACATGGTGGGCGCGCCAGCATCGGCATGAAGGGTGCGGCCGGCGACATTGATCGTGGCTTCGGCCAGGTAGTCGGGCTTGCGGGTACCCAGCTGCGTACGGACCTCGAAGGGTTGGTCGAAGTGGCGTTCCAGCCGCTTCAGCTTGGTTTCGACGTATTCGCGCAGGGCGGGGGTGACTTCGATTTCGTGGCCGTAAGTCTCGATACGCATGTGTGCCTCCTTCGGGTCGGTAGAACCGCGCATTCGCGCGGAAAGCGTGCCAGTAATGACAACGCGGCAGGGGTCTGGGTTCCGGAGTGCTCCTTGTGCCGGTGGCGATGGCAGACGGGTGCTGCATGACAAAGATGGACCCGGGCGCGGCAACTATCAACCGGCGCACGCGTCTTTTTAACGCGGTGGCGCGGAGGTGTTAGGAAAGCGTTCTGCGCACATGGAACGTGGTCACGCTTCGCGTCCCGTCGCGTTGCTGTGCAGGCCGGGCGTTCAGGCGATCCGTACGCGTTCGTGCGAAGACAGGATGTTCAGCGCCTCGCGGTACTTGGCCACGGTGCGCCGTGCCACCGGGATGCCGGAGGCCTTCAGCAGGTCGGCCAGTTTCGCGTCGGACAACGGCTTGCGCGGGTTCTCGTTTTCCACCAGCCGCCGGATCATGGCCTGGATGGCGGTACTGGAGGCTTCGCCGCCGCCTTCGGTGTCGATGCCCGAGGCGAAGAAGGCGCGCATGGGCAGGGTGCCCCGCGGTGTCCTGACGTACTTGCGCGCGATGGCGCGCGAGACCGTCGATTCGTGCAGGCCGACCTCCTCGGCGACATCCCGCAGCGTGAGCGGACGCAGCGCCTGTTCGCCGAACTCGAGGAACCCGGCCTGCTGGTGCAGCAGGCAGCGCATCACCTTGAGCAGCGTCTCGCCGCGCGCCTCGACGCTCTTGAGCAGCCAGCGGGCTTCCTGCAACTGGGCCCTGAGGTAGCCGGCATCGCTGTCGCCGCACTGGCGGATCATCTGCTCGTAGCCGCGATGGATGGTGATGCGGGGCAGGGTGTTGCCGGCCAGCGCCGCGCGCCACACGCCGCGCTGGCGCCAGACCACGCAGTCGGGCACCACGTAGGTGTCGTGCGAGAGATCGCCGACCTGTGCGCCGGGCTTGGGGTCGAGCGTGCGCAGCAGGTGCACGGCTTCTTCCACTTCGGCGACGGGCCGTTTCAGTTCCTGGGCGATGCCGTCCACGCCGCTGCGGGGAAGACGCTCCAGCGCCGTCCCGGCGATCTTCAGCGCCAGCGACCTGCCCGGCGTGTCCTCGCCGAGTACGGACAATTGCAGCTGCAGGCATTCGCCCAGCGAACGTGCGGCCACGCCGACCGGATCGAAGCGCTGTACCTGGTGCAGCACGACCAGGATGTCCTCTTCCGCGGCTTCGATCTCCGGCCGCAGGGCCTGGGCTATCCCGGACAGCGGTTCGCGCAGGTAGCCGTCGTCTTCCAGCGCGTCGATCAGCGCGGCGCCTATGCGGCGGTCGCGCGCCGACAGGTGCGACAGGTGCAGCTGCCACAGCAGGTGGCCGTGCAGCGTATCGGCTTCGGCGACGCGCTCGGCGGGGCTGCCGCCGTCTTCGTCGTCGAACGATCCTCCACTGCCGGAGGATGTCCACGGGCCGTCGTCCGGCGACCAGTCGTCGGGTTCGCCGGCGGCGACCCGTTCGTGGTCCCGTTCGTCCTGGGCCTGCGTCCGTTCCTCACGCGGTTCGTCTCCCGGAGGGCGCTCGTCGTCGGCACCGCGCTGCGGGCCCGCATCCTGGCCGGGTTCGCTCCAGTCCAGCAGGGGATTGGTTTCCACCGCCTCGGTCAGCTCGATCTCGAGTTCGGCGGTGGACATCTGCAGCAGCCGGATGGCCTGACGCAGCTGCGGCGTCATGACC belongs to Pseudoxanthomonas sp. F37 and includes:
- the raiA gene encoding ribosome-associated translation inhibitor RaiA, which translates into the protein MRIETYGHEIEVTPALREYVETKLKRLERHFDQPFEVRTQLGTRKPDYLAEATINVAGRTLHADAGAPTMYAAIDVLADKLDRLLVKHKEKRTDVQRTGARGELIG
- a CDS encoding RNA polymerase factor sigma-54, whose protein sequence is MKPRLQTSLGQHLVMTPQLRQAIRLLQMSTAELEIELTEAVETNPLLDWSEPGQDAGPQRGADDERPPGDEPREERTQAQDERDHERVAAGEPDDWSPDDGPWTSSGSGGSFDDEDGGSPAERVAEADTLHGHLLWQLHLSHLSARDRRIGAALIDALEDDGYLREPLSGIAQALRPEIEAAEEDILVVLHQVQRFDPVGVAARSLGECLQLQLSVLGEDTPGRSLALKIAGTALERLPRSGVDGIAQELKRPVAEVEEAVHLLRTLDPKPGAQVGDLSHDTYVVPDCVVWRQRGVWRAALAGNTLPRITIHRGYEQMIRQCGDSDAGYLRAQLQEARWLLKSVEARGETLLKVMRCLLHQQAGFLEFGEQALRPLTLRDVAEEVGLHESTVSRAIARKYVRTPRGTLPMRAFFASGIDTEGGGEASSTAIQAMIRRLVENENPRKPLSDAKLADLLKASGIPVARRTVAKYREALNILSSHERVRIA